The Tenrec ecaudatus isolate mTenEca1 chromosome 14, mTenEca1.hap1, whole genome shotgun sequence genome contains a region encoding:
- the LOC142426291 gene encoding transmembrane protein 138-like, whose product MLQTSNYSLVLLQFLLLTSDLFGNSFSELRTAAVLQQVLVTLQGAALPFSSIILCLMFFNTIVFQAGLGSLLFHKFKGAILLTVEYFAPSMSLRIWVMNLLLENSDLFVWPDGLQTLCLRD is encoded by the coding sequence atgcTCCAGACCAGTAACTACAGCCTGGTGCTCCTGCAGTTCCTACTGCTGACCTCTGACCTCTTTGGCAATTCCTTCTCGGAGCTCCGAACAGCTGCCGTCCTCCAGCAGGTCCTCGTCACCCTCCAGGGCGCTGCACTTCCCTTCAGCAGCATCATCCTCTGCCTCATGTTCTTCAACACCATCGTCTTCCAGGCGGGGCTGGGCAGCCTCCTGTTCCACAAGTTCAAAGGCGCCATCCTCCTGACAGTGGAGTACTTCGCCCCCAGCATGTCCCTTCGCATCTGGGTGATGAACTTACTGCTGGAAAACTCCGACCTCTTCGTCTGGCCCGATGGCCTGCAAACACTGTGTCTCAGAGACTAG